The bacterium genome segment GAGGAGCTTGGGCTTGGGAGTCATCAGCTTTTCGATGGGGGTGGCGAAATCGGCGCCGGCGATGAGGCCACGGAGCAGGGCATCGCGCTCGGTGAAGATGCCGACGATCTTCTTGCCCTCGAGGATGACGGCACAGCCGGTCTTCTTTTCCTGCATCCGCCGCGTCACTTCGCCTAGACTGTCGCCCGGCGCCGCCGTCACCGTCTGGCGGGTGCTGAGATTGCGGATTTTTTCTCGCTTAAGGGCCTCCTCGAAGGACATCGGACCTCCGCCTTCGTCATCCCGAGCGAAGCGAGGGATCTTCGCGGATTTATGAGAAGAAAGGAATTCCGCAGGGATTCCTCGTCGCTTCGCTCCTCGGAATGACAATTCACGAGGATTTTATGCCTTTTGCCGGCAAAGCCCTACGCCAAAATTCGGCTTGCTTCTAAGCAAAGGTTTCCATTAGGGAATCTCTCATGCTCGTGGTCAAAAGGCCCAAACTCTCGCTCTGGGACAAAATCTACATCGGCGCGGTTTTCCGCGGCATGTGGATCACCCTGAAGCACGCCGTGGGCAACATCTTCCATCAAGATCGCATCCTCACCTACGAGTATCCGGAGATGAAAAAGCCCATCCCCGATTATTATCGGGCCGAGCATCGGCTGATGCGCCGGCCCGACGAGACGCCGCGCTGCACCGCCTGCATGCTTTGCGCCACCGCCTG includes the following:
- a CDS encoding CBS domain-containing protein, which produces MSFEEALKREKIRNLSTRQTVTAAPGDSLGEVTRRMQEKKTGCAVILEGKKIVGIFTERDALLRGLIAGADFATPIEKLMTPKPKLLDREDSIAVAVRLMHDGHYRHLPVVNSKKEFLGLVSVRDIVLYLSENFATEVFNLPPDPHQVSSSAEGA